Genomic segment of Paraburkholderia agricolaris:
TCACGCCGAAGTCGAAAAACCTCGAATCGCTGTCCGCCGGGCAGGTGGGCTTCATCATTGCCGGTATCAAGGAGCTGGCCGCCGCGAAGGTGGGCGACACCGTTACGCTGGTGAATCGTCCTGCTCCCGAGCCGCTGCCGGGCTTCAAGGAAGTGAAGCCGCAGGTGTTCGCCGGTCTCTATCCGGTCGAAGCGAACCAGTACGACGCGCTGCGCGATTCGCTGGAAAAGCTGAAGCTGAACGACGCCTCGCTGATGTACGAGCCGGAGGTGTCGCAGGCGCTCGGCTTTGGTTTCCGCTGCGGCTTCCTTGGCCTGCTGCACATGGAAATTGTGCAGGAGCGGCTCGAGCGCGAGTTCGACATGGACCTGATCACCACGGCGCCGACCGTGGTGTACGAAGTCCTGCAGCGCGACGGCACGACCATCATGGTCGAAAATCCGGCCAAGATGCCGGAGCCTTCGAAGATCGAGGAAGTGCGCGAGCCGATCGTCACCGTCAATCTGTATATGCCGCAAGACTACGTCGGCTCGGTGATCACGCTGTGCACGCAAAAGCGCGGCACGCAGATCAACATGCAGTACCACGGCCGTCAGGTGCAGTTGACCTATGAAATCCCGATGGGCGAAGTCGTGCTCGATTTCTTCGATCGTCTGAAGTCGATCTCGCGCGGTTATGCGTCGATGGATTACGAGTTCAAGGAATACCGCGCGGCGGATGTCGTGAAGGTCGACATGCTGATCAACGGCGACAAGGTGGATGCATTGTCCGTGATCGTGCACCGTTCGCAGAGCCAGTATCGCGGCCGCGAAGTGGCGTCGAAAATGCGGGAACTGATTCCGCGTCAAATGTACGACGTCGCGATCCAGGCGACCATCGGTGCGAATATTATCGCCCGCGAGAACATTAAAGCGTTGCGTAAGAACGTGCTGGCAAAATGCTACGGCGGCGATATTAGCCGTAAGAAGAAACTGCTGGAAAAGCAAAAGGCAGGCAAGAAGCGAATGAAGCAGGTCGGGTCCGTCGAGATCCCGCAAGAGGCTTTCCTCGCGATTCTGCGTGTCGAAGACAAATAAGACGAACAACGGAACCCTATGAATTTTGCGCTGATTCTTTTTGTGCTCGTCATTTTGACGGGCGTCGCATGGGTCGCAGACAAACTGGTTTTCATGCCGCAACGGCGCCGTGCGGCGGAGGCTGTGGTCGCCGAGTTTGACCGCCAGCAGGCACGCGTCGGCGAACGTTTCGCCGACGAAAACGCGGCGCAAACACGCGCCCGTCTGCGCGACGACAAACTGCGTCAACCGTGGTGGCTCGAGTATTCGGCGAGCTTCTTCCCGGTGATTCTGGTGGTGTTCGTGGTGCGCTCGTTCGTGGTCGAACCCTTCAAGATTCCGTCGGGCTCGATGGTGCCGACGCTGCTGGTGGGCGACTTCATCCTCGTCAATAAATTCGACTACGGTCTGCGTCTGCCGATCACCAACACGAAGGTCACTGAAGGCCGCCCGCTCGAGCGTGGCGACGTGGTGGTGTTCCGCTACCCGAAAGACGAGTCCGTCGACTACATCAAGCGCGTGATCGGCCTGCCGGGCGACACGGTCGCTTATCAGGACAAGCAACTGACGATCAACGGCAAGCCCGTGCCGGAAACGCCGCGGCCTGACTATCTCGACGAAGAACGCCTCGGCTACGCCAAGCAATTCGAAGAAGATATCGACGGCCGCAAGAACGCGATTCTGAACAACCCGGCCGTGCCGCCGTTCATTGTCGGCGCAGAAGATTATCCGTATCGCGATAACTGCACGTACAACGCACGCGGCGTGATCTGCAAAGTGCCGCCTGGCAATTACTTCATGATGGGCGACAACCGCGATAACAGCGCGGATAGCCGCTACTGGGGTTTTGCGCCGGACAAGAATATTGTGGGTCGCGCGTTTTTTATCTGGATGAACTTCAGCGATCTGAAACGCATCGGCCCATTCCACTGAGCACGCATGCCTTGATTGCACGACACGCCGCGCAGGTGGCCCACACTTAGGGCACATCGGTCGCGGCGTGTTAGCACGCTACTTTAAGAATCTGCGGTAACGTCGCTTCACCACGCTTTTTCCGCTGGCCGTCCCGCGTTTTCGCCGGGGCAGGCGCCCGCGTTATACTCTGCCCATGCCCCTATCTCCGTTGGAAAGCCGTCTGCGCTACGAATTTCGCAATGCGGAATTGTTGCGCCAGGCTTTAACGCACCGCAGTCATAGTTCCACGCATAACGAACGGCTCGAGTTTCTCGGCGACTCCGTCCTGAATTGCGCGGTGGCTGCGCTTTTGTTCCAACGTTTCGGCAAACTGGACGAAGGCGACCTGTCGCGCGTCCGCGCCAATCTGGTCAAGCAGCAATCGCTTTACGAAATTGCTCAGGCCCTCAATATTTCCGAAGGCCTGCGCCTTGGTGAAGGCGAATTGCGCAGCGGTGGCTTCCGCCGCCCGTCGATCCTTGCGGACACGCTGGAAGCCGTGCTGGGCGCGGTGTTTCTCGACGGTGGCTTCGATGCCGCGCAAACGGTCATCAAGCGTCTTTACGTGCCGATTCTCGATCACATCGACCCACGGACGCTCGGCAAAGACGCCAAGACGCTGCTGCAGGAATATCTGCAGGGTCACAAGATCGCGTTGCCTACGTACACGGTTGTTGCAACGCATGGTGCGGCGCACAATCAACAATTTGAAGTCGAATGCACGGTGCCCAAGCTGGACGTCAAAGTGTCCGGTTCTGGCGCGAGCCGTCGTGCCGCCGAGCAGGCTGCGGCCAAGAAGGCGCTTGACGAGGTGATGGCCGCGGCACCTGCCGTGGTTGCCAAGCCTAAGCGTTCGAAAAAAGGCGCTCGTGCTGCGAAGAACGCCGAACAGGAGATCGTGCCCGGTGTGACCGGCGTACAGGCTGCCCTCGATTTGCGCAGCCCGGATCGGAAGAACGAGCGTGGGGCTGGGCGAGGCGAGGCCCGTACTGCGCCGGTGGCTGAGCCCGCTGCTGTGACCTCTGCGCCGCTGGCCGTGATTCGAGCCGCACACGTGGAATACAGCGGACAGGACAAGTCGGAGCGCACGGATAGGTCGGAAAGAGCGGACCGGGCAGCGGCCCACGTGAGTGACAGACCTGCTGACAAAGCAGCGGTGGATAAGTCAGTCGACAAGCCAGCCGACAAGCCAGCCGACAAGCTGGACGCCAAATCCGCTGAAGCCAGATCCGAGGGCGCAAAGCCTGCAGAAGCAAAACCCGCTGACGCCAAACCGGAAGCCGCCGTCCGCATTGCCGACAAACACCGCAGCCGGGACACCACACCCGGCGCAGCCGTGCCCACGCCCGCCGTGCCGGCACCCATCGAACACGAACCCGGCGTAGCCGACGCGGCGCAAACCCGCGTCGCCGATGCGGGCCATTGAATGCCATCGGCACGCCAATCCGCGCGCGTCGATCTGAACTTGCCGTAGCCCGAATATGAACGCTCCCACTCCCACTGGTTTTCGCTGCGGCATGGTCGCGATCGTCGGCCGCCCGAACGTCGGCAAGTCCACGCTGATGAACGCGCTGGTCGGCCAGAAGGTCAGTATCACGTCGCGCAAGGCGCAGACTACCCGCCATCGCATCACCGGCATTCATACGTTTGAAGACGCGCAGTACATCTTCGTCGACACGCCGGGTTTCCAGACCAAACACAGCGGCGCGCTGAACCGCTCGCTCAATCGCGCGGTCACGTCCACGCTGAGTTCGGTCGACGCGATCCTGTTCGTGATCGAAGCCGGCCGCTTTGGCCCGGACGACCAGAAGGTGCTCGACCTGATTCCGCCGTCGGTGCCCACGCTGCTGATCGCAAACAAGCTCGATCGCGTGACGGATAAGGACTCGCTGTATCCGTTCATGCAGCAGGTGAGCGCCCTGCGTCAGTTCAACGAGATCGTGCCGCTGTCGGCGAAGAATCCGGACGACATCAAACGTTTGCTGGCGACGATCAAGCCGTTCCTGCCGGAAGGCGCGCCGATCTACGGCGAAGACGACCTGACCGATCGTAGCGAGCGCTTTCTTGCCGCCGAAATCCTGCGCGAAAAAGTGTTCCGCTGGACCGGCGACGAACTGCCGTACACGAGCACCGTGCTGATCGACAAGTTCGAAA
This window contains:
- the lepA gene encoding translation elongation factor 4, which translates into the protein MDHIRNFSIIAHIDHGKSTLADRIIQICGGLSDREMESQVLDSMDLERERGITIKAQTAALTYKARDGQIYNLNMIDTPGHVDFSYEVSRSLSACEGALLVVDASQGVEAQTVANCYTAIELGVDVIPVLNKIDLPAANPENAIAEIEDVIGIDATDATHCSAKTGLGVEDVLEALIAKVPPPKGDPEAPLQALIIDSWFDNYVGVVMLVRIVNGTLRPKDKIRMMATGAQYPVEHVGVFTPKSKNLESLSAGQVGFIIAGIKELAAAKVGDTVTLVNRPAPEPLPGFKEVKPQVFAGLYPVEANQYDALRDSLEKLKLNDASLMYEPEVSQALGFGFRCGFLGLLHMEIVQERLEREFDMDLITTAPTVVYEVLQRDGTTIMVENPAKMPEPSKIEEVREPIVTVNLYMPQDYVGSVITLCTQKRGTQINMQYHGRQVQLTYEIPMGEVVLDFFDRLKSISRGYASMDYEFKEYRAADVVKVDMLINGDKVDALSVIVHRSQSQYRGREVASKMRELIPRQMYDVAIQATIGANIIARENIKALRKNVLAKCYGGDISRKKKLLEKQKAGKKRMKQVGSVEIPQEAFLAILRVEDK
- the lepB gene encoding signal peptidase I codes for the protein MNFALILFVLVILTGVAWVADKLVFMPQRRRAAEAVVAEFDRQQARVGERFADENAAQTRARLRDDKLRQPWWLEYSASFFPVILVVFVVRSFVVEPFKIPSGSMVPTLLVGDFILVNKFDYGLRLPITNTKVTEGRPLERGDVVVFRYPKDESVDYIKRVIGLPGDTVAYQDKQLTINGKPVPETPRPDYLDEERLGYAKQFEEDIDGRKNAILNNPAVPPFIVGAEDYPYRDNCTYNARGVICKVPPGNYFMMGDNRDNSADSRYWGFAPDKNIVGRAFFIWMNFSDLKRIGPFH
- the rnc gene encoding ribonuclease III, whose amino-acid sequence is MPLSPLESRLRYEFRNAELLRQALTHRSHSSTHNERLEFLGDSVLNCAVAALLFQRFGKLDEGDLSRVRANLVKQQSLYEIAQALNISEGLRLGEGELRSGGFRRPSILADTLEAVLGAVFLDGGFDAAQTVIKRLYVPILDHIDPRTLGKDAKTLLQEYLQGHKIALPTYTVVATHGAAHNQQFEVECTVPKLDVKVSGSGASRRAAEQAAAKKALDEVMAAAPAVVAKPKRSKKGARAAKNAEQEIVPGVTGVQAALDLRSPDRKNERGAGRGEARTAPVAEPAAVTSAPLAVIRAAHVEYSGQDKSERTDRSERADRAAAHVSDRPADKAAVDKSVDKPADKPADKLDAKSAEARSEGAKPAEAKPADAKPEAAVRIADKHRSRDTTPGAAVPTPAVPAPIEHEPGVADAAQTRVADAGH
- the era gene encoding GTPase Era; the encoded protein is MNAPTPTGFRCGMVAIVGRPNVGKSTLMNALVGQKVSITSRKAQTTRHRITGIHTFEDAQYIFVDTPGFQTKHSGALNRSLNRAVTSTLSSVDAILFVIEAGRFGPDDQKVLDLIPPSVPTLLIANKLDRVTDKDSLYPFMQQVSALRQFNEIVPLSAKNPDDIKRLLATIKPFLPEGAPIYGEDDLTDRSERFLAAEILREKVFRWTGDELPYTSTVLIDKFETEGRLRRIFATILVERDTQKAMIIGQKGAKLKQISTEARLDMEKLFDGPVYLETFIKVKSGWADNEAGLRAYGYE